In the Natronolimnobius baerhuensis genome, one interval contains:
- a CDS encoding DUF5783 family protein: protein MSDGTTEFDPDKFEDKYVHYFDELQAAYSSAYNQLHGHYDSRVLKAIDRKVLAESEPVYTGDGEFRVDLPDDLEDRVGPVADHEQFEPVLEELCAGIERELQRIFGLETDA, encoded by the coding sequence ATGAGCGACGGCACGACCGAGTTCGACCCCGACAAGTTCGAGGACAAATACGTCCACTACTTCGACGAACTACAGGCGGCGTACTCGAGTGCGTACAACCAACTCCACGGCCACTACGACTCGCGGGTGCTCAAGGCAATCGACCGGAAGGTCTTGGCCGAAAGCGAGCCGGTCTACACCGGCGACGGCGAGTTTCGCGTCGACCTGCCGGACGACCTCGAGGACCGCGTCGGCCCCGTGGCCGACCACGAGCAGTTTGAGCCTGTTCTCGAGGAACTCTGTGCAGGAATTGAGCGAGAGCTACAGCGGATTTTCGGCCTCGAGACTGACGCGTAG
- a CDS encoding Gfo/Idh/MocA family protein translates to MIGTGIGVGIVGLGGMGHLHARSIEDLGADIVAGADLVPEQRDRFGSEFDAATYETHEDLVVDDAVDAVIVTTPNRFHEPITVAALEAGCHVLVEKPLAHTLESAERIAAAAEQSDAICMVGFHNRHAGSMAMFNEQHARGRFGELTHIEANYVRRRGVPGPGSWFTDPDLAGGGALLDIGVHALDLALYTLEFPEITEVSGVTRTTFGTREEYADPEGFGDNWDAEAETYEVDDSVSAFIRTADGQTISLEAAWATNREESMDFRIRGTEGGAQFDIGDTDIELLEAGTAGVEHYADIQLTGDASITGYAQQDEQFLDAIAAGRQPETNTIEEALLVQRVIDAIYRSSESGQAEAIEMPELERASETDLASETESESEAQSETEATTRLE, encoded by the coding sequence GTGATTGGCACCGGAATCGGTGTCGGTATCGTTGGACTCGGCGGCATGGGGCATCTCCACGCCCGAAGTATCGAAGACCTCGGCGCTGATATCGTTGCCGGCGCGGATCTGGTTCCTGAACAACGCGACCGCTTTGGCAGTGAGTTCGACGCTGCGACGTACGAAACCCACGAGGACCTCGTCGTCGACGACGCCGTCGATGCCGTCATCGTGACGACGCCAAACCGATTCCACGAACCAATCACGGTTGCTGCACTCGAGGCAGGCTGTCACGTCCTGGTCGAAAAGCCGCTTGCACATACCCTCGAGAGCGCCGAGCGCATCGCAGCCGCTGCTGAACAGAGCGATGCTATCTGCATGGTCGGCTTCCACAACCGACACGCCGGTTCGATGGCGATGTTCAACGAACAGCACGCACGCGGGCGCTTCGGCGAGTTGACCCACATCGAAGCGAACTACGTCCGCCGACGCGGCGTTCCCGGTCCCGGCTCCTGGTTTACCGATCCCGACCTCGCCGGCGGCGGCGCGCTGCTCGATATCGGCGTCCACGCGCTCGACCTCGCCCTCTATACGCTCGAGTTCCCCGAGATCACCGAAGTCTCGGGTGTCACCCGAACGACCTTCGGCACCCGCGAGGAGTACGCCGACCCCGAGGGCTTCGGCGACAACTGGGATGCAGAAGCCGAAACCTACGAAGTCGACGACTCCGTCAGCGCCTTCATCCGCACGGCCGACGGCCAAACAATCTCACTCGAGGCCGCCTGGGCGACCAACCGCGAAGAGAGCATGGACTTCCGGATTCGTGGCACCGAAGGCGGCGCGCAGTTCGATATCGGCGATACGGACATCGAGTTGCTCGAGGCCGGCACGGCTGGCGTCGAACACTACGCGGACATTCAGTTGACCGGTGACGCCTCGATCACTGGCTACGCCCAGCAAGACGAACAGTTCCTCGACGCAATTGCAGCAGGCCGACAACCGGAGACGAACACAATCGAAGAGGCGCTGCTCGTCCAGCGCGTTATCGACGCGATCTATCGCTCGAGCGAGAGCGGCCAGGCAGAAGCCATCGAGATGCCGGAGTTGGAGCGAGCATCGGAGACGGACCTCGCGAGCGAGACGGAAAGCGAATCCGAGGCCCAATCCGAGACCGAAGCAACGACGCGCCTCGAGTAA
- a CDS encoding cold-shock protein, which translates to MANGKVDFFNDTGGYGFIDTEDADDDVFFHMEDVGGEDLTEGTEIEFDIEQAPKGPRATNVVRN; encoded by the coding sequence ATGGCAAACGGTAAAGTTGATTTCTTCAACGACACAGGCGGCTACGGTTTCATCGACACAGAGGATGCTGACGACGACGTATTCTTCCACATGGAGGACGTTGGCGGTGAGGATCTGACGGAAGGGACCGAGATCGAATTCGATATCGAACAGGCCCCAAAGGGCCCACGCGCGACGAACGTCGTCCGCAACTAA
- a CDS encoding CBS domain-containing protein — MELPTPADLRQRRTELGLTQSELAEKAEVSQPLIARIEGGDVDPRLSTLRRIVNALEKAESDVVRAKDLMNEAVVNVAPTDAVKVAAQKMEEEAYSQLAVIQDGIPVGSISQSDLVHLDSEARDEPIEEHMSESFPTVSKDATLDEISNLLEHYKAVMITEAGETVGIITEADIASRFS, encoded by the coding sequence ATGGAACTCCCGACGCCTGCTGATCTTCGCCAGCGCCGAACCGAACTCGGGCTGACGCAGAGTGAACTCGCCGAGAAAGCAGAGGTTTCCCAGCCCTTGATCGCTCGGATCGAAGGCGGCGATGTCGATCCACGACTCTCGACGCTACGTCGAATTGTCAACGCCTTAGAGAAAGCAGAAAGTGACGTCGTCCGCGCGAAGGACCTGATGAACGAAGCCGTTGTCAACGTCGCGCCGACGGATGCGGTCAAGGTCGCCGCACAAAAGATGGAAGAGGAAGCCTACTCCCAACTTGCGGTGATTCAAGACGGAATCCCAGTCGGCTCGATCAGTCAGAGTGATCTCGTCCATCTCGATTCTGAAGCCCGTGACGAACCCATCGAGGAACACATGAGCGAGAGTTTTCCAACCGTCTCGAAAGATGCCACGCTCGACGAGATCAGCAACCTGCTCGAGCACTACAAAGCCGTGATGATCACGGAAGCGGGCGAGACGGTCGGGATTATCACAGAAGCGGACATTGCGTCTCGGTTTTCTTGA
- a CDS encoding TIGR00341 family protein, whose product MRLVQVFVPRGELDLVLETVESTGLDYGVAAETSHDEFEAIVSIPTPPPGVEPLLEALRRAGLDEQAYTVVTAAETVVSSRADDLHGQFSGTRISREELQARAADLAPAASTYYALLVVSTIIATAGLLLDSAATIIGAMVVAPLMGPALAASVGVVVDDENLAQRGVTLQISGLVLAVVTAAVLGWVLRGTVLLPPGLDITTIPQVAERISPTLLALFLALGSGVAGVISLVRDVGSVLVGVAIAVALIPPAATAGLGIAWGDPTVVITAGTLVLVNMLSINLTALLLLWLAGYRPAQDTDLERAYGRLRSRVLVLGVAIVLLTAVLGGVTYGTYQTAAVEHDVQTELEAMSADPPLEGVAFQEVAFEYELLDVYTGQQPVATVLVERPPGTELPDNFADDVRERLETATGTSLEVIVELVETQRSH is encoded by the coding sequence ATGCGTCTGGTACAGGTGTTCGTTCCACGGGGGGAACTGGACCTCGTCCTCGAGACGGTCGAATCGACCGGCCTCGACTACGGCGTCGCCGCGGAGACGAGCCACGATGAGTTCGAAGCAATCGTCTCCATCCCAACACCGCCACCTGGCGTCGAGCCACTACTCGAGGCATTGCGACGCGCTGGCCTCGACGAGCAAGCCTATACGGTCGTTACCGCCGCAGAAACCGTTGTCTCGAGTCGAGCCGATGACCTCCACGGCCAGTTTAGCGGGACGCGCATCTCTCGGGAGGAGTTACAGGCTCGAGCGGCAGATCTCGCGCCGGCAGCGTCGACGTACTACGCGTTGCTCGTCGTGAGTACGATAATCGCGACCGCTGGCTTGTTGCTGGATTCGGCGGCGACGATCATCGGTGCGATGGTCGTTGCACCGCTTATGGGACCCGCGCTGGCTGCAAGCGTCGGCGTCGTTGTCGACGACGAGAATCTCGCACAGCGTGGTGTAACGCTCCAGATAAGCGGACTCGTTCTCGCCGTCGTGACGGCGGCCGTCCTCGGATGGGTTCTCCGGGGAACCGTCCTATTGCCACCCGGTCTCGATATCACGACGATTCCACAGGTCGCCGAACGAATCAGTCCAACACTTCTCGCACTGTTTCTCGCACTCGGCTCCGGCGTTGCTGGCGTCATCAGTCTCGTTCGCGACGTCGGCTCCGTGCTGGTTGGCGTCGCGATTGCAGTCGCGCTCATTCCGCCCGCAGCAACCGCCGGCCTCGGAATCGCATGGGGCGATCCAACGGTCGTCATCACCGCCGGCACGCTCGTCCTCGTCAACATGCTCTCGATCAACCTCACCGCCTTGCTCTTGCTCTGGCTGGCAGGCTACCGGCCCGCCCAGGACACAGATCTCGAGCGAGCCTACGGCCGCCTGCGGTCGCGAGTGCTCGTTCTCGGCGTTGCAATCGTGCTCCTGACGGCCGTCCTCGGCGGCGTCACCTACGGCACGTACCAGACCGCCGCCGTCGAACACGACGTCCAGACCGAACTCGAGGCCATGAGCGCGGATCCACCGCTCGAGGGCGTCGCGTTCCAGGAAGTCGCGTTCGAATACGAACTGCTCGATGTCTACACCGGCCAACAGCCGGTCGCCACCGTTCTCGTCGAGCGCCCGCCCGGGACAGAACTTCCCGACAACTTCGCCGATGACGTCCGCGAGCGCCTCGAGACAGCAACCGGCACCTCGCTCGAGGTGATCGTCGAACTGGTCGAGACACAGCGCAGTCACTGA
- a CDS encoding class I SAM-dependent methyltransferase, protein MNSNDVRRQWADRSGEYSPEYYAYYGPDDTSDGICRTLEQFVDRTAPVLELGCSSGRHLAHLYEHGFENVTGIELNGDALEVMEEAYPDLAADGEFHIDAIEGVVSDFADDEFSVVYSVETLQHLHPDATWVFDELSRITSDVLITAEIEHDDLEQTAETAPSVQYIDDEFPLYHRDWNEIFTSRGFDEVDVSSGERETIRTFRPPSSDAQ, encoded by the coding sequence ATGAATTCTAACGATGTTCGGCGCCAGTGGGCCGACCGTTCCGGAGAATACTCACCGGAATACTACGCCTACTACGGGCCGGACGACACGAGCGACGGAATTTGCCGGACGCTCGAGCAGTTCGTCGACCGAACTGCGCCCGTCCTCGAACTCGGGTGTAGCTCCGGCCGGCATCTCGCACACTTGTACGAGCATGGCTTCGAGAACGTGACCGGCATCGAACTCAACGGTGATGCACTCGAGGTGATGGAAGAGGCCTATCCCGACCTCGCAGCCGACGGCGAGTTCCATATCGACGCAATCGAAGGTGTGGTCAGTGACTTTGCTGATGATGAGTTTAGCGTCGTCTACTCCGTTGAGACGCTGCAACACCTCCACCCAGACGCAACGTGGGTGTTTGATGAACTCTCGAGAATTACGAGTGACGTACTCATTACGGCTGAGATCGAACACGATGACCTCGAGCAGACAGCCGAGACCGCCCCGAGCGTCCAGTACATCGATGACGAGTTCCCGCTCTATCATCGAGACTGGAACGAGATTTTCACCAGTCGCGGCTTCGACGAGGTCGACGTCTCGAGCGGCGAACGAGAGACGATTCGGACGTTTCGACCGCCGTCGTCGGACGCTCAGTAA
- a CDS encoding sensor histidine kinase — protein MAQFGLEEPLLLLHVGVFTITGLVCLVSLRGLARIEDADTRRGLGALLVLSCGWTFAHVAYLLAPTPTLQYIAFLGGLIIGIASVGPWLYFCSAYTGRTLHRMRTVRWAALATFLAVVLVKVTNPIHGQYFSAEVDTTPFRHLAIHHEPLHWIIMGLAYALASIGLFMLFELFTKVSYETTPLVVVVGLTGVPVVFDFLGNVTPYLLEVTYSPLGVAAFAVGILYVYVERFQTVQLTGESDNPVILLDQADCVHEWNHTAETLFPGLEHAEQEPVDAVDSALADALDGPDQIIPITQFNPTRYYRVTTNPFSADSTRIGRMITLTDVSEREQYRRKIERQNERLEQFASIVSHDLRNPLTVAKGGLELASETGELDHLAYVEEAHQRMEALIEDLLSLARSGIDIDETESVELGTVARESWEMVDSAEATLAVADSLTVQADRERLRQALENLYRNAIEHGGEDVTITIGTLSDDAGFFVEDDGVGIPSEHRDELFEPGFTTQQGGTGFGLAIVAEIVTAHQWEISVTESAAGGARFEIRGIESSSE, from the coding sequence ATGGCCCAATTCGGTTTAGAAGAGCCACTACTTCTGTTGCATGTCGGCGTCTTCACTATTACTGGGCTTGTCTGTCTCGTGAGTCTTCGCGGTCTGGCACGCATTGAAGACGCAGACACTCGACGTGGATTGGGTGCGTTACTCGTTCTCTCCTGCGGGTGGACGTTCGCCCACGTCGCGTACCTTCTCGCACCGACCCCAACACTTCAGTATATAGCCTTCCTCGGAGGCCTCATCATCGGAATCGCGTCAGTTGGACCGTGGCTGTACTTTTGTTCGGCTTACACCGGTCGGACTCTTCACCGAATGCGTACAGTCCGGTGGGCAGCACTCGCCACATTCCTTGCGGTCGTCTTGGTGAAGGTTACAAATCCAATTCACGGTCAGTATTTTTCTGCTGAGGTTGACACCACTCCCTTCCGACATCTGGCCATCCATCACGAACCGCTTCACTGGATTATCATGGGACTGGCGTACGCACTCGCCAGCATTGGTCTGTTCATGCTTTTTGAACTCTTCACAAAGGTCAGTTACGAGACGACGCCGCTGGTAGTCGTAGTTGGCCTTACGGGTGTGCCCGTCGTCTTCGATTTTCTGGGAAACGTTACGCCATATCTTCTTGAAGTTACGTACTCGCCGTTGGGAGTTGCAGCCTTTGCCGTCGGCATCCTCTACGTGTACGTCGAACGGTTCCAAACCGTCCAACTGACCGGCGAATCAGACAATCCCGTCATTCTACTGGACCAGGCTGACTGCGTCCACGAATGGAATCACACCGCTGAAACCCTCTTTCCTGGGCTGGAACACGCCGAGCAGGAACCAGTAGACGCTGTCGATTCTGCGCTTGCGGATGCGTTGGACGGTCCAGATCAGATTATTCCCATCACGCAGTTCAACCCCACGCGCTACTATCGAGTCACCACAAATCCGTTTTCGGCCGATAGCACGCGGATCGGACGGATGATCACGTTGACCGACGTGAGCGAACGTGAGCAGTACCGGCGGAAGATCGAACGTCAGAACGAACGCTTGGAGCAGTTCGCCAGTATTGTGTCACACGATCTCCGCAATCCACTCACCGTTGCCAAAGGAGGACTTGAACTGGCGTCGGAAACCGGCGAACTGGACCATCTAGCGTACGTCGAGGAGGCTCACCAACGAATGGAAGCCCTCATCGAGGATCTGCTCTCACTCGCCCGGTCTGGGATAGACATCGACGAAACCGAATCGGTCGAACTCGGGACCGTGGCTCGAGAGAGTTGGGAGATGGTCGACAGTGCCGAGGCAACTCTTGCGGTTGCTGATTCACTGACGGTTCAGGCTGACCGCGAACGATTACGACAAGCCCTCGAGAATCTCTATCGGAACGCCATCGAGCACGGTGGCGAGGACGTGACTATCACAATCGGGACTCTGTCGGATGATGCGGGATTCTTCGTCGAAGATGATGGGGTTGGGATTCCATCGGAACACCGGGATGAGTTGTTTGAGCCGGGATTTACGACCCAGCAAGGGGGGACAGGGTTTGGTCTCGCTATCGTAGCCGAGATTGTTACCGCACATCAGTGGGAAATCTCGGTCACAGAGAGTGCAGCTGGCGGTGCGAGATTTGAGATTCGCGGTATCGAGTCCAGTTCAGAGTAG
- the psmB gene encoding archaeal proteasome endopeptidase complex subunit beta has protein sequence MRTPQHNTDFYGTVDQLADDTDPYAPEVGPMPQNDLSMNDLDNVNKTGTTTIGITTTDGVVIATDMRASLGGRFVSNKNVQKVEQIHPTAALTLVGSVGGAQSFISTLRAEVNLYESRRGEGMSIDALATLAGNFARGGPFFAIHPILGGVDDEGSHVYSIDPAGGVMKDDYTVTGSGMQLAYGHLEQAYEDGLSNDEATTIAARSIKSAAERDTGSGNGVFLCEITEDGVDIHGHHDFDEVV, from the coding sequence ATGCGTACACCTCAGCATAACACGGACTTCTACGGGACGGTCGACCAGTTGGCCGATGACACGGATCCCTACGCGCCGGAAGTCGGTCCGATGCCCCAGAACGACCTCTCGATGAACGATCTGGACAACGTCAACAAGACCGGAACGACGACGATTGGTATCACAACGACCGACGGCGTCGTCATCGCGACGGACATGCGCGCCAGCCTCGGCGGCCGATTCGTCTCGAACAAGAACGTCCAGAAGGTCGAGCAGATTCACCCAACCGCTGCGCTCACCCTCGTCGGCAGCGTCGGTGGCGCACAGTCGTTCATCTCGACGCTGCGCGCGGAAGTCAATCTCTATGAATCCCGACGCGGCGAGGGAATGAGCATCGACGCACTCGCGACGCTCGCAGGCAACTTCGCCCGCGGCGGCCCGTTCTTCGCCATCCACCCAATTCTGGGCGGCGTCGACGACGAGGGCAGCCACGTGTACAGCATCGACCCAGCCGGCGGTGTCATGAAAGACGACTACACGGTCACTGGCTCCGGGATGCAACTTGCCTACGGTCACTTAGAGCAGGCCTACGAAGACGGCCTCTCGAACGACGAAGCGACGACTATCGCCGCTCGCTCGATCAAATCCGCCGCCGAGCGTGACACTGGCTCCGGCAACGGTGTCTTCCTCTGTGAGATCACCGAGGATGGCGTCGACATCCACGGTCACCACGACTTCGACGAAGTCGTCTAA
- a CDS encoding translation initiation factor eIF-2B: protein MIDETVEEIQEMQTHSSSVVAVRATRALEELLEREFATVEEYVRDLERNGSVLRRANPSHASLQNAVRAVVEAVAEADPDTVEEAKELTQQRIDTVISRVESAKQRAAENAVDYLEDGATLLTHDYSSTIIEALEQAVDAGKTFDVYVTEARPRYIGRKTTRTLAGLDGVEPTLITDSAHGHYLPECDQVIVGMDCIVDDTLYNRVGTFPIAATAAHLEVPVTVLGAASKIVTEGFVFENEYRPGSEVMPEPAEGFAVANPNYDATPVELLESVITDDGRETF from the coding sequence ATGATCGACGAGACGGTCGAGGAGATCCAGGAAATGCAGACACACAGCTCCTCGGTAGTCGCCGTACGGGCCACCCGAGCACTCGAGGAGTTGCTCGAGCGAGAGTTCGCCACCGTCGAGGAGTACGTTCGCGACCTCGAGCGCAACGGCTCGGTGTTACGGCGGGCAAATCCCTCGCACGCGTCACTACAGAATGCGGTTCGAGCAGTCGTCGAGGCGGTCGCAGAGGCTGACCCAGACACTGTCGAGGAGGCAAAAGAACTGACACAGCAGCGTATCGATACCGTCATCTCACGGGTCGAATCGGCCAAGCAACGAGCCGCCGAAAACGCCGTCGACTATCTCGAGGACGGCGCAACGTTGCTCACGCACGATTACTCCTCGACAATTATCGAGGCCCTCGAGCAAGCCGTTGATGCGGGCAAGACGTTTGACGTCTACGTTACCGAAGCGCGCCCGCGCTACATTGGCCGGAAGACCACCCGCACGCTCGCTGGTCTCGATGGTGTCGAGCCAACGCTGATCACCGACAGCGCACACGGCCACTACCTGCCGGAGTGCGATCAGGTCATCGTCGGTATGGACTGCATCGTCGACGACACGCTCTACAATCGTGTTGGGACGTTCCCAATCGCGGCGACGGCAGCCCACCTCGAGGTGCCGGTGACCGTCCTCGGGGCCGCCTCGAAGATCGTCACCGAAGGGTTCGTCTTCGAGAACGAGTACCGGCCGGGCAGTGAAGTTATGCCCGAACCCGCAGAGGGATTTGCCGTCGCAAATCCAAACTACGACGCAACGCCGGTCGAGTTGCTCGAGAGCGTCATCACTGACGACGGCCGAGAGACGTTCTAA
- a CDS encoding DUF555 domain-containing protein, which produces MGNYLVAMEAAWLVRDVDAIDDAIGVAVSEAGKRLNSENMDYVEVEVGATGCPACGEPFDSAFVAAGTALVGLGLEMEVFNAEGEEHASRIAKSEIGGALRDVPLSVLEVIETEEDDE; this is translated from the coding sequence ATGGGAAACTATCTCGTCGCGATGGAAGCCGCATGGCTCGTCCGTGACGTTGATGCAATTGATGATGCAATCGGTGTCGCTGTCAGCGAAGCCGGAAAGCGACTTAACAGTGAGAACATGGACTACGTCGAAGTCGAAGTCGGCGCGACGGGGTGTCCCGCCTGCGGCGAACCGTTCGACTCCGCGTTCGTCGCCGCGGGAACCGCACTCGTCGGCCTCGGCCTCGAGATGGAGGTCTTCAACGCCGAGGGCGAGGAACACGCCTCACGGATCGCGAAGAGCGAGATCGGTGGCGCGCTTCGAGACGTGCCGCTGTCGGTCCTCGAAGTTATCGAAACCGAAGAAGACGACGAATAA
- a CDS encoding alpha/beta fold hydrolase — MLMNHIRRGSGEPLVLVHGLGGSWRTWRPVLDDLAAEREVVAVDLPGHGETPPLSGEVSIDTLADAVTSFLEANDLEGVDIVGNSMGGRLVLELARRGDVGATVALAPGGFWTGWERYFFYATLAPSIRLVRALQPVLTPLTASAVGRTLLLAQLSARPWDLPADVAREELRTFAASPSFDELLRRLAFGPGQRGTDATPGPVVIGWGRKDRVTLPRQAPRAMEQFPDARLYWFDECGHYPHWDAPDAAADLILTSTVVQ, encoded by the coding sequence ATGCTAATGAACCACATCCGTCGTGGATCGGGCGAGCCGCTCGTGCTCGTTCACGGACTCGGCGGGAGTTGGCGGACGTGGCGGCCCGTCCTCGATGACCTGGCAGCCGAACGCGAGGTAGTCGCCGTGGATCTGCCCGGTCACGGGGAGACGCCGCCGTTGTCCGGCGAGGTTTCTATCGACACGCTCGCCGACGCCGTCACGTCGTTTCTCGAGGCGAACGACCTCGAGGGAGTCGACATCGTCGGGAACTCGATGGGTGGGCGGCTCGTTCTCGAACTCGCCCGTCGGGGCGACGTTGGCGCAACCGTCGCGCTTGCACCCGGTGGCTTCTGGACGGGGTGGGAACGATACTTCTTCTATGCGACGCTCGCTCCGTCTATCCGTCTCGTTCGCGCGCTCCAGCCGGTGTTGACGCCGCTTACCGCCAGTGCCGTGGGCCGAACCCTGTTGTTGGCCCAGCTCTCGGCGCGCCCCTGGGACCTGCCAGCCGACGTTGCCCGTGAAGAACTGCGCACGTTCGCCGCCTCGCCGTCATTCGACGAACTGCTGCGTCGATTAGCGTTCGGTCCTGGCCAGCGGGGGACGGACGCCACACCAGGCCCGGTCGTCATCGGCTGGGGCCGCAAGGACCGCGTCACGCTTCCGCGACAGGCACCCCGAGCGATGGAGCAGTTTCCCGACGCACGACTCTACTGGTTCGATGAGTGCGGCCACTATCCACACTGGGACGCCCCCGACGCGGCAGCCGATCTGATCCTTACGAGCACCGTGGTACAGTAA
- a CDS encoding uracil-DNA glycosylase, with amino-acid sequence MDANQQTWANPFNMDEACQNCPDLCEPRTQVVHGYGDVGADFLFVGERPSPAADETGIPFVASPDNADGDAEDGDGSGDGGLRRILERLALCDATSPAERPELENVYVTNLTRCRDPERPPTDEEIGTCEPYLNAEVRMINPEILIPVGQRALAELGAEYTTTPVDELELPDAHATTIRGRGFELVPMLEPAVQTDDQTQAWLEHFASLMASDYRQTKGRRER; translated from the coding sequence GTGGACGCGAATCAGCAAACCTGGGCGAACCCGTTCAACATGGACGAGGCGTGTCAGAACTGTCCCGACCTCTGTGAGCCGCGCACGCAGGTCGTCCACGGCTACGGCGACGTGGGTGCGGATTTCCTGTTCGTCGGCGAACGCCCCTCGCCGGCGGCCGACGAGACGGGCATTCCGTTCGTCGCGAGTCCAGACAACGCGGATGGCGACGCCGAGGATGGCGACGGTTCAGGCGATGGCGGCCTTCGACGCATCCTCGAGCGACTCGCACTCTGTGATGCAACGTCGCCGGCCGAGCGGCCGGAACTCGAGAACGTGTACGTGACGAATCTCACGCGGTGTCGCGACCCCGAGCGCCCGCCGACGGACGAGGAAATCGGCACCTGCGAGCCGTACCTCAACGCCGAAGTTCGGATGATCAACCCTGAGATTCTGATTCCGGTCGGCCAGCGCGCGCTCGCGGAACTGGGCGCAGAGTACACGACGACGCCGGTCGACGAACTTGAACTGCCCGACGCCCACGCGACGACGATCCGCGGGCGTGGGTTCGAACTCGTCCCGATGCTCGAGCCTGCAGTGCAGACTGACGACCAGACCCAGGCGTGGCTCGAGCACTTCGCGTCGCTGATGGCGTCGGATTATCGCCAGACGAAGGGGCGCAGAGAACGATAG
- a CDS encoding Mrp/NBP35 family ATP-binding protein: protein MDEAAVRDRLRTVEDPELGDDIVSLGLVNDISVEDGEDGLEIAIDLALGAPYSPTESDIAGEIRELFLEEGIDPDLSASIPDRDDVVTDEQVLPGVKNVIAVSSGKGGVGKSTVAVNLAAGLSQLGARVGLFDADVYGPNVPRMVDADEPPGATEDETLVPPEKYGVKLMSMAFLTGEDDPVIWRGPMVHKVITQLTEDVEWGALDYLVVDLPPGTGDTQLTMLQTMPVTGAVIVTTPQDVALDDARKGLEMFAKHDTVVLGIAENMSSFACPDCGGQHDIFGSGGGKEFADAHEMPFLGSIPLDPSIREGGDGGTPTVLEDDSEAGDAFRMLTENVANNTGIVHRRGASQSRHNETASRSPEQ from the coding sequence ATGGACGAAGCCGCTGTTCGCGACCGCCTCCGGACGGTCGAAGATCCGGAACTCGGCGACGATATTGTCTCGCTCGGACTCGTCAACGACATCAGCGTCGAGGACGGCGAGGACGGCCTCGAGATTGCCATCGACCTCGCACTCGGTGCGCCCTACTCGCCGACCGAATCCGACATCGCCGGGGAAATTCGTGAGTTGTTCCTCGAGGAGGGTATCGACCCCGACCTCTCGGCGAGCATTCCCGACCGCGATGACGTGGTGACGGACGAGCAGGTGCTGCCGGGCGTCAAGAACGTCATCGCCGTCTCCTCGGGCAAGGGGGGCGTCGGGAAGTCGACCGTCGCGGTCAACCTCGCGGCAGGACTCTCCCAACTCGGCGCGCGCGTCGGCCTCTTCGATGCGGACGTGTACGGCCCGAACGTGCCGCGGATGGTCGACGCCGACGAGCCGCCGGGTGCAACCGAGGACGAGACGCTCGTTCCGCCCGAAAAGTACGGCGTGAAACTGATGAGCATGGCCTTCCTGACCGGCGAGGACGACCCTGTCATCTGGCGCGGGCCGATGGTCCACAAGGTCATCACCCAACTCACCGAGGACGTCGAGTGGGGCGCACTCGACTACCTCGTCGTCGACCTCCCGCCGGGCACCGGCGACACCCAACTGACGATGCTCCAGACGATGCCCGTCACCGGCGCAGTGATCGTCACGACGCCCCAGGACGTTGCCCTGGACGACGCGCGCAAGGGCCTCGAGATGTTCGCCAAACACGACACCGTCGTGCTGGGGATCGCCGAGAACATGTCCTCTTTTGCCTGCCCCGACTGTGGCGGCCAGCACGACATCTTCGGCTCCGGCGGTGGCAAGGAGTTCGCCGACGCCCACGAGATGCCGTTCCTTGGCTCGATTCCGCTCGATCCGTCCATCCGCGAGGGCGGCGACGGCGGGACGCCGACCGTGCTCGAGGACGACAGCGAGGCGGGCGACGCGTTCCGGATGCTCACCGAAAACGTCGCGAACAACACGGGGATCGTACACCGGCGCGGAGCGTCCCAGTCCCGTCACAACGAGACTGCCTCTCGCTCTCCGGAGCAATGA